From Leguminivora glycinivorella isolate SPB_JAAS2020 chromosome 24, LegGlyc_1.1, whole genome shotgun sequence, a single genomic window includes:
- the LOC125238874 gene encoding zinc finger protein 492-like, whose product MKECWVQLERLPLIGDKETHDIILKQERDDPVSLNASENESTMSSEETTRKPNKHRTPTSGYKKYPCLLCPKVFNRKSNLTVHEYVHTGEKPHSCVICKKAFTTSSNLKEHLYIHTGEKRYRCGVCKKKFVQASSLISHRKRHSHEEGHSCDICHRKCRNLTALKKHRLIHKGMEPEKRGVGRPMPLVQRFKKEKDEF is encoded by the exons ATGAAAGAGTGCTGGGTGCAGCTTGAGCGTTTACCATTAATTGGCGATAAGGAAACTCATGACATTATCCTAAAACAGGAGCGTGATGATCCAG TATCATTGAATGCTAGTGAGAATGAATCAACAATGTCCTCCGAAGAAACTACCAGGAAACCGAACAAACACAGAACCCCCACAAGCGGATACAAGAAATATCCCTGTCTACTGTGCCCGAAAGTATTCAACAGAAAATCCAACCTAACAGTCCACGAATACGTTCACACAGGTGAAAAACCTCACTCGTGCGTTATATGTAAAAAAGCGTTTACAACTTCGAGTAATCTAAAGGAACACTTATACATACACACCGGTGAGAAACGATATCGCTGCGGAGTATGTAAGAAAAAGTTTGTACAGGCAAGTTCTTTGATTTCACATAGGAAACGGCATAGTCACGAAGAGGGGCACAGTTGTGACATATGTCATAGGAAGTGTAGGAATTTAACTGCTTTGAAGAAACACAGACTGATTCACAAGGGGATGGAGCCTGAGAAAAGGGGGGTTGGTAGGCCTATGCCGCTCGTTCAAAGGTTTAAGAAGGAGAAGGACGAATTTTGA